Below is a window of Pocillopora verrucosa isolate sample1 chromosome 6, ASM3666991v2, whole genome shotgun sequence DNA.
GTTCCACACAGAATTGATTGGTTAAACTACGACACAAGCTTCTTGTTATAATGCTCAAGAACCGACTCGGTGAGCAAAGCCTTTACAAATGGGACAATTatccctttaaaccctaagagtgaccagcatctagtttctccttacagtattactgctgaatcattcatttaagatcatgagaataaaggaattgatcaccaactaaagaagctcttgatcgttaaacaaattctccttctcagcaccttaggaaatgtatagatgACAGTATATatagaatatgcatattgatgttagggtataaagggttataCGATAATTCTGAGTGGCCGACTGGTTTGCTTTGAAGTTTTTCTCAATAACCTTTTTACGTCCGAAGTGAACAATTAGTAATTTCTTCTACCAAATTTTAAGTGTTACTAAGCGaacatttgataaaaatcaCGAAAAAGTTTACGCCGAATTCCTGGGAATCATTTTTGAAAGGAAGTTACAGGAGGAAAAAGGGAGAGTGAGGCGGCAATCTTGGGGGTAGAAAGGTTGAATGATTGCGTCGATTTCAATGCTCGTTTTAAACATGATGTCTAACTTCGGAAGTAAGATCAAAATTCTAATTTGTTGTACAAAAAGGGGTGTGGTCCTTCACTGCTGTCATCTTTGCGTTTGGCTTTCCATGGCGCTCAATTCTAATTCTTTTTCCAGCTGAAGTTCTAAGGGGAAATGAAAAGGTATCCGACTAAATTGAGATAAATCAAACGAACGTGAGACAATGAAGCAAAGAATCAGTCGGTCGTGAGTCAACTGTCATTTAGTTTGTCAGTCGGTTGGTCGGTCAATGAGGCCTTCAATTTGTCAGACATTCAGTTACTCAGCCAGTCAGAGAGTCAATTAGTCAATCAACCAAGGAGGTGAAATCTGACCAATCGAATAATTCAGCAGCCAGCCAACCGACGAGAACAACAAATGTATTGAATCGTATTCAATCAATGAATCAATCGATCATCATCCAGTTTATCACCTGTTCGATCAATCGATCAGTTAGCTTTCGTTAAGGAGCAAAttacgaaaaaagaaaaaaaaaaaaagaaaaaactaagcACTGTTTAGGAAATGTTACTTTTCACATGCATTTTGATAAGGTGTGTAAAGTTATTTACACAGATGAAAAGCTTTAGAGAGATCAGTAGTGGCCTGATTGATTTGATTGATTCGCATGATTTGTGCCGGTAGCATTGAGTAATCGGTTGAGGTTGGTCACTTACGTTCTAAAACGAGAAGAATTCGCCAGCATCGAAGAATGACTATCATATGTAGGTACTTGGGGTAAGGCTTTTGTACTTCACTGGAAAACGAAAGCATGACAATTAAAGAAAGTGAAATATCAAACTTTGGAGCAAAATGCATGCACATGCGGTTCGGTGTTACGTTTAAATGGTCATTACGTAATCATACTGTAAATTTACCTGAAGCAATTGCTTGTAATTAACTCTACCAGAAAGTAGAAATACACCAGAGCAGCGTCAAACATCTGCGATAAAGAATATATAATATACTTTTAAAGATTGTGCGcataaaaaatgaaacgaaatcCAAATAGTATTTTCCTCCCTGTGGTTATTACCTCCCACATTTGGTTATATACGGTACATCTCCTATAGGTAATACCCTTCCGGTTACCAAAACAACAGTATATAATAACCGTGTTCgaggtctgtactgtaagttacggaaGGAGTTTTTAccgctcggatttatggcccaagcACGAAGCACACATGCATAAATCTGAGCGGAAAAAACCAGGGGCGTAACCTGCAgatctctgggttcaaatggAAGGAGCCGTGCAGTGAAATACGGcccgctaaattgaccaatcatggCGCACATACTAACTGAGCGATATAATAATCTGCAACAAGTGAGCTATTGATTACCTCCAGCTTGTCTTGAAAAAGTTCTTTTTGGAGAACAGCCATTCTTACAAGACACTGGGAAGAACAACACAGGACGCTACTGAAACAGTTATTGAGCCTGACTGATTGTTCACTGCAATACAGTACAGATCCCTTGATAGAATAGTTCCAAGTTTACATATCGACTTCTAGTTAGGGACCAGTCACCACTTATACCCTTGGGGGAAGGGGGCAGTGGAGGATTTTTGGGGCatcgcatggttttcagggggaatgGAGGAAGGGTCAGTCGTCGTCAAAATAGAATAAAAGTGAATTTtaggaaattgactgccaattaacttccaatgagggggggggggggataggGGGAGAAAGTGGGGGAATCATAAAAATATTACACAGCCTTATGAGGGGTGTAAGTAAATACTATTGTGACTTGACCAAGATCCTCAAACTCCCCACCCCCTGCTCCAGCAATAACTAATGCATCAGGACACCCACCACACCtaaatttctagaaaaaaatcCTTGCCCTACTCTCCTCCTCTTGTGTTGCAGTACGGCGTCATAATATCAAGGACCGACCAAATTGTGAGCAAGGCAATATTGATATGGTTGGAGGGTAGAAAGGGGGAGACGGTACAGGTTACCGAGTCAATTTTCTCAGTCGAGAAAATGTTGCCCTAACGATGAAAAATATCTCTAAAGTGTGGTCTGGGAATGTGGtagctttcttttctcttccagAAATTCGAAGTAAACTTACACTATGAATAATTCGCGAAAAAAGGTAAGTTTATACATATAATTTTAGGAGCTATATATGCTGATGGAAATCATGATAGTGATCGTAAGTGATGGATATTCCCGCCTATGAAATATACACTCTTTCACTGTGGTTACAACAGAGACCGTTTGAAACATTAAAAACCTTACCTCGACAACAAATAAGAACATTATGATCAAATTGATGTCAAGAAAACCGTGAAAAATGAATTCAATTCCGTTATCTGAAAGATACAAAGCAACACCTTTTACGTCTTTGACACGCAATCGTGATTAATCCTAACAGTTCCTTTCGACATTGAAGTGATGATGCCCTCTTACAGAAGAATGGCTCCTATATCAGAATGCCATGATCTATATATGAAAAGTTTATTATGGTGTCTTCAACATCACACGGCATCCATGCTCCGGGACTGGCATCTTAGCAATTGTCATCACATTGAGAGAGGCAAGGTGGTTTCAATTTCTTACGACGACTGCCAGTGTTAATTGAGATTCAAAAATAATTCGGGATTGCGATTGTTTCCCTTTTTATCAGGCCACTCTAAGACTGGTGAAGAAATCCCTCGCCACCCTGTTGTCCAGTCAAATGTAGATGAAAGCCAATCGCATTTGACCGCCTGCCTTTTCCCGTGCCCTAGTAGATTTTAATTATATTCACTGTACTCAGAGTTTTCATTGCCACCTTTTTCTATTTCGTttaggataatttggttttatctacTGAATTAATAATGTCAATTGGCCCCCGTGGAAAGTTTCCAAGGCTGACGCatcgagcgttagctcttcgtcagagcgagagAAACcctctatggtggccaatttacatcatcaactcaattgataaaaccaaactacCTTGTTATTAACCCAACCGACGCagtgccacagtttctttataaaaGTGGCTTACCATATTTTTGCTATTGTTCCTTGCTAAACAATCGCAGGCAATGTGAGCCATTTCGTCCCTATACTTTACACGTATCTTTTGAGCCTTACCATCAATCACGTCAAAGTCAGCAAGAATGTTAGCAACCACTAAGAAACAATCCATCAACGTAACCATAACAACTGTGAAGTTAGCATGGCGATGAGTAATAATCGTTTTCAGATTCTGCCGCCACATTCCATCGGTGAACCACTCCTGATGATaggaagtgttttgaaaattgcGAATAAAATTAATCCCGGACGGAACATGTAACGATAACAAACGTTGGCTTCGCCTCGAAGAGTACTTTGATTTTCttacaaacatctttttttaaGCCTCTTCCTTAAAAACAGATTGACACAATAGTGACACTGAAGGTTTTGTACCAGCTGAAGAACCGCCCTAAGCTTCTAAAGGCCTTACCAGTTACTGAGACATAAGACTTAATTATTTTAGGCAGTGTTGATATGCAGAGTACGCTTTATATTTAACATTTAACGACAAAGCTTCTTTTCACAAGTGTTTTAAAGCTGGCTAGTAATGTGTATCCCACCTTTGTTTTATTAATAAGTCACATCATAAAAAGCGCATGCGTTGTTGACTTAAGTTACTGACCTTCCACTTGTTCTTTATATCCTCTTTACAAAGAACACAAATTTTTGCTAAAaactgcaacaacaaaaaaaggagttAAAAATGTGTTATACAGGTTACCCATGATGAAACTAGttcaaaaaaattgcttcaaaacGTCTAACAAAACTACCACTTTTTTTATGAGGAAGTAAATTTTCCACCAATTCACCATTTTAATTTGCACGCAAGAGATCATCGAGTAGAGGCTACTCTTGGTTTTCATATCACGCCAGAAACTTCACGCCAGATACTTGCATGTTATCTACGCAAGGTAAGTTAAAGTTTCCATTCCATCGACGGCCAAAACTTTCTGAGTTTATCCTTGCTCGTGAGTTATAAGCTAAGCGGAGCGACTAGAGGAATTCCTAGTCCTCTACGACAGCATGCTAGTCTACTAGAGGATATCCGACTTTAAATTACTAATAGTCATTCGTATTCATTCGTGGAGAAGAAAGAGGTTATGCAGGAATGAGGTTTCTTCAGTGACTCGATAAAGGTGCTGTCCCGGACCCCTCAGCCACGAGCTGCATAGCCACCCATTCTTTTATTAACCCTGTACCCACGTATGTCAAAACGTTGGAGTCCCATAGAGTCCTTACCTGGAATATAAAAAGGATAAACACGCAGACACCTCCAGGGTACTTAGTGGTACTTTTGtctgttaagagaaaaatattgcttAATATGAAGAGCAAGGAGTGGTTTAGCTGAAAATGAcaagtaaaaacaagaataatacacTGCCTGTGAGGtggaaacaaataacaaagaaaaaaacagatcAACCATGTCAACTAAATATATCCAGTAGATTGATATGTGCGTTAATAAGACGGCAGAGCAGCCCCAGTTCTGTAAATGAGAGAGTGATACCGACAATGAATTAGCTTTCTCTTTACCATTGCTTTTGTCATCTGCTTTAGTATCCCCCGTCTGCGCACTGTTTTCCATGTTAGTCTGCTGAGTGGCCTGCGGACTCGCCTGGTGATTAGAAACAGCTGCCTCGATCTTCTGATCAACTTTGTTCCAAAACGAGGCCACCAACTTATCGACGTATTCTGTTGAAAACAGTTCACTTTCCTCCTCTGGGGAGTAGGCTCGGGCGCTCGGAGAAGAGTCAGTTTCTCCACTTGGGGGTACCCGAAGAGAATACGTTGTATCACTTGAGATTGGTTTTGGAGATTCATTTGAATCTGCTGGAGTATGGGCAGTGTTCGAAGCTTCTTTAAGGAAATCGTTCTTGATTTCATTCTTGTCTTGATATTTCTTTTGCGGTATCTCCCTATTGGATATACAAAAacgttaaaaaataaagttcactCTTCTGCAAATGTTGTacataatttaaaatatctgaCCCTTACTGAGTTGACGGAATACAACATAGAAGACTTGACCATAGTTATCTCTGATAAGTCTTTACTCCCTTTTAGCATGCAGTGTAAACCCATATCAGCAGTCACCTGTTTCCAATCTTTCTGTCGTATATTTTGACTGGCTCCAGTTTTACCAGTTTGGCGCACTACAGATTTTAACGAACACTACGATTAATGAAAGCCTGCATGTATCACGACAGGTTAGCTGCGGTGTTGTTTCCAGACTTACATGGTTCTAGGTCACGGCCCGAgccaaaataaatcaaaagatgTTTTCCTACAATTTGAAGCCCCCGATCAGAGATCAACAAACCAGTGAGCTTTTGTACTTTAGTCAACTACCCAAAAATATTACGAATAATTTCCGTCGTTTGAAGGCTCACGGAGTTCGCCCTCTCGGCAAGAAAGAAGCTTTTTTTGACCAAAAGCGGTGCCTAACTTCttcaatttctccttacaatatcacctctgaatcacacgttaaggtcacaggaagaaaggaaatgatcaccaagtaaagaagctcataattgccaaacaaattttACCAATTAATACCATAAGAAATGTACCGAGAACAGAGCGGAGAATGCAAACACTCAGTTTAAATGTAAATGGTTAATCGAAAGAGACGTTTTATgttaaaatctttcttttcaaaCGCAATCTTGACTCTTCAACTAAACAATTAGATTGGCTTCGATCGCATGCAGCGAGTTTTTGGTGGTGTACGCTCTGCATCTTTGGACGGCTTGAACTTTTCAATCGGTTAGTGTGTTCTACGACAACTGTAGAAAACAAACGAGATTGGAGAGCTGTCTAAATACAGCCTATACTGACTAGAACCAGTCCAACAACTGATTATTTTCCTCTCACGGAGTAATTAATCTAACATAAATATTTGATATGTTAATATTCTAAGGGGTTCTTACCTTCTATCATCAGACTCCAGCCTGGTAGATCGGATATCTTCGTCGCTTCCATCACTCGTGTCTTCTGTATCCGTGTTTGCACTAGCTAATCTACAATAAACGATAATTTTTGTTAGTTTCGTCTCGGGAGATGAAGCGTGAAATCATGGAGAAACTCGTCAAATTATCACAGGTCCTACGATTTACGAAAGATTACCTGTCATCGTATCGATCGGTGTGAGAGGTAAAAGACATCTGCGCTAATTATCCTCTCCAACGGGTTGTACATTCTTAAAATGCCCAAGCCCTTATTCGGCCGTGTCTGAGAAACTACTGTTTATCTCTTGCCCTTAGATTTTCGGATTCGCCAATTTTTTTGAACGTCGATTAGATTGTTTGTGGAGACTCCGTATCTCTGACCCCTTCGAACGAAGAAAAACACGCGGGTGCCCAATTGACGGCAATTTTTAGCTTCGTGACAACATCATGTGTAGATTAACAGGGCCCAATCCAGgctgtgcattttttttttaattttcctgcGATGGACATCGGATTGCAGGGAGAGAGGGGAGTTATTCCTTTTCAGTAATGAAGACCGAGTTGCATTCAGACActtgtaaaaattgtttcatCAATTAACCGAACGCCGatttcaggtaaattttaagtAAGTTGAATTGTGCCCAGAATAGAGTCCGATCTAATTTCGCTGTTTTTGGCCCCAATCGTAAACTTACAAGACTCCAAAAACTTCACCATATATAATGATGTCcgtatttttaaagaaaaggacaCCAGCACCATTCTGACGCAGTGTGTACTTGATGGTTTTGATTCCTGTCAGTTTCTCCCTGATCTACTggttatgaaaataatttaaggcTCAGCACCTTCTAAAGGAGACTTACAGCCCTACGTTTACTTCCACGACACAGttcttgttatatttttctgcatgcaacaaaagaaagaggaacAATTCTATAAGTCGTACCTTTGTACAGTAAAGTTGTCCAAACTTAATTCCTCCGAGTCTGAAGAGTCAGTATACCGGTATGTAGATTCCATTTGTCGAGTCCTCTTTTAGGTAGGAATTGGCTGATAAATCGCGGCCATTCCTCTTCGATTTTGCGATGTTGTGTTTCATGGTCACCACCTGAAATGTTGATACCagcacaaaaaagaaaaaaaggtttgagaGCACCACACATCACTCAGAGGTTTGAGACACAAACCTCATCGCCAACTATTAACATGCAGCAATCGACGGTCATGCTCGACATTCGTCAGACGCTGATTGCTTCTTTCACCTCCCACCCTTGCAAGAAAACTCGGATCTCCAGCCCTGCCTCGAAATTGTAGAGCGGAGCTTTCTACGATGAGCATGAGGAAGAACAAGTCGAGAGAGCAGCATTTTTCTCCTTAActctcctccctctcctccctctcctccctctcctccctctcctccctctcctccctctcctccctctcctccctctcctccctctcctccctctcctccctctcctccctctcctccctctcctccctctcctccctctcctccctctcctccctctcctccccctTCAGGGGCCACCCTGTGTTATCATTAATTCTCCGGCTTCGGTTCATTTtttaatgaacaaaataatttacttttgGTGCGATCAATGGCATGTTTTGTTTGAGGCTATGTTAAGAAGTTGTGAAGTTGTTCAGTGAAGAGTGAAATTCCTTAATTCTCTCTGTCCTTGTTTTATCAACAGGTGGCTCAATTAACCCCAGCGAGGGGACACAGACAGGAAAACGAAGCAAAATTGGTACACCTGCTACAACCAGTAATCCTGACGGAAGCAAACCACTAATACAATAAGTTTAACCCAAATAATAATTATGCAAGTTTTtctgttaaatgaaaaataaatatgattATGAGGCTTCGTATTCTTGTTCAGAATTGAAGCAGAGTTTGTCGCAGAAGTGGCGGCAACTTCTCCCAAGACGCCAATTTTGGATGCCATCTTCTTTCAGATCAAAAGAAAGTGTTAAATCATTAATTAAcagaagaaattattttgattcACGGATACAAAAAGGTTATTTAGTCTTATTCTTACATGGGACAAGGTAAGCCGTTTAAACCCACgaatgaaaatttacaattaCTATACTATCGTGTACGATTTTAGTTCTTTCCTGGCGACagtttttttgcaataaaaaaatttgctaaatttttatTAGAACACCGATCACACGGCTGAATTTCAGTGGTTGTAAACAGTACAATGGATCAAAACAGGCTAAATAACTTTGGAAAGTCGTGAAGTAGCGACCCACTGTTTCAACCTGTCTAGTCATTTTGCTTTGTAAGGTATAGTAGTTTGGTATTATGTGAAGAGTCGAcagggaaataatttttttcattatcctACCTTCAGTGAATCCTTAAACAAAACGAGTATCAACTCTCCGTAGAAAACCGTGTTCTTCTAAGATGCTACTTGTGTTCTTTGTGGAGAAATCCGATCAAATGTTCTATTTGCTTGTTCGATTTCTACAAACATTGTCATCGCCGCTTACACTTCAAATGGAAGAGAGGGAACcaacagtttgaaaacatgACCGACACTTCGTTCCGCCCTCTTGTCAGCTGACAGGTACATTAAGTGTGTAAATAGAGAAATTTTCCATTAAGTGTTCAAAGAAATCCATGAAGAACAATGAGTGCGCTTTACTCGTATTTCCTCTGCCATTAGTCTTGAATATTTCTGACCCCTGCTAACCAAtcagacttgaaaaaaaaaaaacaacaatgaacaATCCTAACACACTCAgatgcgttttcccgcgctcgaGGCAGATTCCTCTGTTCTTATTGAcgttttttgctttttcagaTTCGTTTGATTTTCTACATCGTTTTTTTAGAACAACATTTCCTTTCAACTGTTGGTTATGATCTTCGTCCTTAATAAG
It encodes the following:
- the LOC131793819 gene encoding uncharacterized protein, which translates into the protein MESTYRYTDSSDSEELSLDNFTVQRLASANTDTEDTSDGSDEDIRSTRLESDDRREIPQKKYQDKNEIKNDFLKEASNTAHTPADSNESPKPISSDTTYSLRVPPSGETDSSPSARAYSPEEESELFSTEYVDKLVASFWNKVDQKIEAAVSNHQASPQATQQTNMENSAQTGDTKADDKSNDKSTTKYPGGVCVFILFIFQFLAKICVLCKEDIKNKWKEWFTDGMWRQNLKTIITHRHANFTVVMVTLMDCFLVVANILADFDVIDDNGIEFIFHGFLDINLIIMFLFVVECLVRMAVLQKELFQDKLEMFDAALVYFYFLVELITSNCFSEVQKPYPKYLHMIVILRCWRILLVLEQLQLEKELELSAMESQTQR